CCCCGGCTACAACGGCGGCAGCGACTGGGGCAGCGTGGCCTACGACCCGGCCCGCGGCATCCTGGTGGCCAACTGGAACGTCACCCCGATGTACGAGCACTACATCCCGCGCAAGCAGGCCGATGCGCAGGACCTGTACTCGATCGACGACCCGCGCTACAAGCCCGGCAAGGGCGGCGCCGAAGGCCCAGGCGCGATGGAGGACACGCCGTATGCGATCTCGGTGTCGGCCTTCATGGTTCCGGGCTTGAAGACGCTGTGCAACGAGCCGCCCTACGGCATGATCACCGCGATCAACCTGCACGACCAGAAGGTGATCTGGCAGCAGCCGCTGGGCACCGCGCGCGCCAACGGCCCGCTCGGCCTGCCCACCGGCCTGCCGATCCAGATCGGCACGCCCAACAACGGTGGCCCGGCGATCACCGCCGGTGGGCTGGTGTTCGTCGCGGCGGCCACGGACAACCTGCTGCGCGCCATCGACCTGAAGACCGGCAAGGTGCTGTGGACTTCGGTGCTGCCCGGCGGCGGCCAGGCCACGCCGATGACCTACACGGTCAACGGCAAGCAGTACGTGGTGCAGATGGCCGGCGGCCACCACTTCATGGAGACCCCGATCAGCGACGCGCTGGTGGCTTACACCCTGCCGTGATGGACGTAGCCAGCGCCCTCGATCGGGGCGCTGGCTGTTTGCACGAGCTTGGCGATCAGAAAACCAAAGGCCGCCTCCGGAGACTCCGCAGGCGGCCTTCGCTTTTTGTGGGAGCCGCCATGGCGGCGACGGGCGCTACCGGCAAAGCCCCATCGCCGCCATGGCGGCTCCCACCACCTTTCAAACCATGGTGCCCTTCAGATCAGCTTGGTGGCGTTGTTCAGCACGTAGTCGCAGGCCTTGTCCTTGAGCTTGCCCGAGACCGCGTCCAGGTTGAACGACTGCCCACCCTCGCCCTTGAGCACACCCATCAGGCCGCGCTGGTAGTCCGGCGACTGCTCGGGCTTCTGCGCCCCGCCCAGGCCGTACCTGGACAGCAGCTTGTCCTTGACGCCGCTGACCGCGTCGGCGCTGAGGTACTTGCGCTGCACGCAGTACTGCAGCACGCCCGCCGCATTGCCGGCGGTGTTGCCACCGATCGCCGGCAGCGACAGCCCGCCGAGCGCCCCCAGCCCACCGGCCGCCTCGCCGCCGGCCGGCGCGGCCTGGCCGGTGTGCTGCTTGAGCAGCTGCTTGAAGTCCTGCGCCTGCGCAGCGCCAGCCAAAGCCAGCGCGCCCAGCATCAGCGCGACCTTGAGGGAACGGGGCGTCGTGTGCATGACCAACCTTCGCAAGATCCGTGGACAGGCCCGCGGGCTAGCAGCGCGGCGTTAATGCCGCGCCTTGCCGCGCGCGGCGTGCGCCGGCTCACTTGCCCTCGCCGATCTGCGGGAACAGCACGTCGGTGAACCCGAACGTGGAGAAATCCCTGATCCGCGACGGATACAGGATGCCGTCCAGGTGGTCGACCTCGTGCTGGATCACGCGCGCATGGAAGCCTTCGGCCACCTGCTCCACGCGCTGGCCGCCCGCGTTCCAGCCACTGACGCGGATGCGCCGATGGCGCGGGATCATCGCGCGCAGGCCGGGGATGGACAGACAGCCTTCCCAACCGTCTTCCAACTCCTCGGTGAGCGGCTCGATGACCGGATTGAACAGCGCCGTACGCGGCACCGCCGGCGCGTCGGGATAGCGCGCGTTGTGCTCGAAGCCGTACACGATCACGCGCTTGCTCACCGCCACCTGCGGCGCGGCCAGGCCGACGCCGCCGGCCTCGTCCATGGTCTGGAACATGTCATCGACCAGGTCGCGCAGCTCGCCGGTGGCGAAGTGCTCGACCGGCTCGGCCCGGGCCAGCAGCACGGGGGCCCCCATGCGGACGATGTTGCGGATCATCGGGACGACTCCTGCGACTTCGGAAGCCCCGAGCTTAAGCCCGGCCCGACCGACCCGCACCTGGCGCGTGGCGCCGGGTCAGGCCAGGAAGCCCAGCGTCGGGCTGGCGAAGTTGCCAAGCCCGGGAAAGATCGCCGCCAGATCCGAGCTCCCCACGCCCATCCACTGCGCGAAGGTGGCGCCGAACTGGTTGGTGGACGTGGTCGGGATCATGCGGCCGCGATCGACCGCCTGGTCGCCGTTCAACTCCAGGATCGGATAGCTGCCGAACACCCGGCCGCCGGCCAGCGGACCGCCGGACGACTGCGGACCGCCCATCATCAGCTGCACGCCGCCCCAGGCATGGTCGGTGCCGTTGCCGTTGCTGTTGAGCGTGCGGGCGAAGTCGCTGTTGGTGAAGGTGACCACCTCGTTGAGCGCGCCGATCTCCGCCAGCGCGTTGCGGAAGGCGAACAGCGCGTCGGAGACCTGCCCCAGCAGGCGCGGCTGGCCGCTGGCGATCATCTGCCCGTCGTGGGTATCGAAGCCGCCCATGCTGGCGAAATAGATCTGCCGGCTCTGCGCCAGCGCGCTGGTGCGCGCGGCCTTGATCGAGCGGGCGATCATGCGCAGCTGCGATCCCAGTCCGTTGCCGGTCGGGAACACGGTGGCGATGTCGCCGCCGTTGTTCGCGTCCAGCGCGGTGCGCATGGTGCTGCCGATCAGCATCGCGCTCTCGCCCTGCAGCGCGTACTGGTCCTGCATCAGCGGCGTATAGCGGTGCTTGACCAGCGCGGCTAGCGCCTCGCGGCGGATGCGGTCGGGGGTCGAGTTGACGTTCTCGAAGTTGCGCAGCGCCGCCGGGCCGCCGGTGGACATCACATAGGGCGAGATCGAGGTGCCGGTCTGGAACAGGTTGTTGCCGGCCAGCGAGATGGTCGGCGGCAGCGCGGTGAAGCCGCCGCTGTTGGCGCCCTTGATGCGCTCGCCCAGGGTACCGCCCCAGCCGACGTTGGAACTGCGCAGCTCCGACTCGCCGCGCATCCACAGCGCCTGCTGGTCGTTGTGCGAGAACAGGTTGTAGGGCAGGCGCTTGGCCTTGGCGGTGTATTCGGCCTTGGTGGTCGGCTGCACCAGCGTGCCGACGTTGGCCATGAACGCCAGTTCGCGGTTGTCGAACAGGGTCTTCATGCCGGCGCAGGCCGGGTGCAGGCCCCAGGCCTTGCCCGCGGTGTCGGTGACCTTGAGCAGCGCGTCGCGGGCGATGCCCAGGCCCTGGCTGTTGGCGGCCGGGTCGTACACGCCGCCGCGGCTCTTGAGGTAGACGTCGTACTCGGTCTGCACATGCGGGATGAGCATGTTGAACGAGTCGTTGCCGCCGAACAGGAAGATGCACACCAGCGCGCGGTAGTTGCCGGTGCCCACCGCGGTGGAACTCTGCGCCAGCGCGCGGCCGACCAGCTCGAACTGCGGCAGGGTCGCGGCAACGGCACCGCCGGCCAGCATCAGCTGCAGCGAGCGCAGGAAGGTCCGGCGGTCCTGGTTGACCTGTCGAGACATGTTCGTGCGGCTCCTATCGCTGGATCACGAAATCGGGGGAGGCCAGCGCCAGCTGGACCAGGGACTGCACCCGCTCGGCGCTGCTGCGCTTCTCGGTCTGCAGCTTGTTGAGCATGTCGATCATCGTGGCGCGGGTGTCGGTGGACAGGTTGCCGGCGAACAGCAGCGCGGAGATCTCATCGACCATGCCGGCGTGGTTGCCGGCATCGGCCAGCGCCTGCAGGCTGGTGGCATCGAGCACCGGCGCGTTGGTCCGCGCGGTCGGCGCGGCGGTCTTCAGGTTGCCGCAGGCGGCGTTGCACACCTCGTTGAAGGTGCTGACGAAGCTGGAGTCGTTGAGCAGGTCGAACTCCGGCGCATAGAGGCCGTCGACGCCATCGGCGGCCTGCAGGCGCGCGTCGGGCGAGAAGAAGTTGAACACCGACGGCGAGCGCAGCGAGTCCTGCCCCAGCGAGACGCTGAAGTCGTAGGACGCGCCGAAGGAGAACGCGTACTGGCCGTCGTCGCGCGGCACGTACTTGGCGTCGAACGCGCGCCAGAGCGTGGTCAGCTGGATCAGCGGCTCGCGCAGCTTGCCGTAGCTGGTGTCGCTGGCCGCCGGCGCGGTGCGCGCCTCGGTATCCATCAGGATCGCCTTGAGCACCTTGCCCAGGTTGCCGTTGGAACTGCTCCATACCTTGGTCACGCGGCCCACGTAGGCCGGGCTGGGATTGCTGGTGACGAAGCGCTGGATCAGCTGGCGGCTGATGAACGGCGCGGTGTTGGCGTGGGTGGCCAGCGCGTCCAGCGCCTTGGCCAGCGTCTTGGTGCAGTCGTTGCCCTCGGCGATGACGATGCCGTTGAAGATGGTCTTGGGCTGGTCGTCGTGGTAGTCGGGCACGCAGGTCATCGGCCTGGCGTCGTTGTCCGGCAGGCCCTTGTAGAAGGTGTCCTTGGTCGCGCCGTTGATCGACCAGCCGGTGAACACCCGGGCCATCGCGCTCACCACCGCCTGGTCGTAGGTGGGGATGGTGTTGCCGGAGGCATCGGTCTTGGCGGTGAAGTCGGCGTTGCGCTGGACCAGGCCGATGGAGAACAGCTGCATCACCTCGCGCGCATAGTTCTCGTCGGGGACGATGGTCACCGTCAGGCCCTGGCCGTTGCGGTAGCTGGTGGCCTTGCGGTTGCGGATGTGGCTCAGATAGGTGCCCATCGCCGGGTGCAGGGTCACCTTCTCCAGCAGGTCGCGATAGCTGCCGAACGCATTGCCGTCCAGCATGTCCTGGTAGTTGGCGATGCGGCCGAAGTTGGCCGTGTTGTAGTCGCGGTCGGAGACCACGAAGATCTCGCTGAGCGCGAAGCCCATGCGCAGGCGCAGCTGGTCCTTGGCGGTGACCGCCTGCCACAGCCAGTAGTTGCGGCGCTCGGCGTAGCTCAGGCTGGCCACCGGGATGGACAGGATGTGCGGCTCCATCAGCGTGGGCGCCGTCTTCGAGGCGTCGAGCTGTTCGTCGATCCAGGCGCCATAGCCGATCTGGCGCACGCGGGCGATGTCGGCCTTGGTCGGGCCGAAGGTCGCCTGGGTCAGGAAGCGCGCCGCCTCCGCATCGGTGGTCGGCTTGTCGCTGGGCGTGGTCGGGGTGGTGACCGGCGTGGAGGGCGAGGACGAGGCCGAAGACGAGCCTCCGCCCCCGCCGCCGCAGCCAGCCAGAAGGAGCAGCAGCCACAGCGTGGCGGCCGCGCGTACAAGCGTCATGTCGAAGACCCCGGCGCCGCCCCTGATCCGCCCCGATGGCGGATGATCGCCGTCGGCAGCGGCGTCAAGACGGAGTGAAGATCACGCCAGGTGAGGTGTCAAGCGCGTCACGCATTCACCAGGCAAAAGCCTGCCGCAGGTCACAGATCCTGCTCCGGGGGCAGCCCGAACACCTGACGCAGATAGCGCACATAGCCCGGGTCGTCGCACATGCTCTTGCCCGGCGAGTCGGAGAGCTTGGCCACCGGCTGGCCATTGCAGCGGGTCATCTTGATGACGATGTTCAGGGGCTTGGGCCCCAGGTCGTTGGTGAGGTTGGTGCCGATGCCGAAGGCCAGGCGGCAGCGTCCCTTGAAGTGCGCGTACAGCTGCGCCACCCGCTCCACATCCAGGCCGTCGCTGAACACCAGCGTCTTGGCGCGCGGATCGGCGCGGTTGGCGGCCAGGTGCGCCAGCATCCGCTCGCCCCAGCGCAGCGGATCGCCCGAGTCGTGGCGCATGCCGTCGAAGAGCTTGCAGAAGTACATGTCGTAGTCGCGCAGGAAGGCATCGGTGCCCACCACATCGCTCAGGGCGATGCCCAGGTCGCCGCGGTACTCGCGCGCCCAGGCCTCCAGCGCGGCGGCCTGCGAGTCGCGCAGGCGCGGGCCCAGCGCCTGGAACGCCTGCAGCCACTCGTGCGCCATCGTTCCCAGCGGCGTCATGCCGTACTGGCGGGCGAAGTGGACGTTGCTGGTGCCGACGAACTGCGCGCCCAGCCCGTCGCGCAGCTGCGGCAGCAGGCGCGCGTGCCAGGCGCGCGAATAGCGTCGGCGCGTGCCGTAGTCGGCGATGGCGCAGCCGTCCGCGTCGGGGATGGCGCGCAGGCGCGCGAGCTTGGCCTGCAACCGGCGCTCGCCCTCGTCCAGATCGCCCTGGCCGAGCGCCTCGAAGTACACCTCGTTGATGATCGCCAGCAGCGGCACCTCGAACAGGATCGTGTGCAGCCACGGCCCCTCGATCTCCAGCACGATCTCGCCCGGGACCTCGTCGGAGGCGCGCAGGGTGATGTACTTGCGGTCGAAGTGGAACAGGCCGAGGAAGTCGACGAAATCCGGTTTGACGAAGCGCAGCGCGCGCAGGTAGTCCAGCTCATCGGGGGTGAAGCGCAGGGTGCACAGCGCATCGATCTCTTCCCAGATGCGGTCCAGGTGCCTGGCCAGGTCGATGCCCGGCGTGCGGCACTTGAAGCGGTACTGCACCTGCGCGGCGGGATGCTGATGCAGCACCGCCTGCATCATCGTGAACTTGTACAGGTCGGTGTCGAGCAGCGAGCGGATGATCATGCGGCGATTATGCGCGTCAGGTCAGGCCGCCCGCACGAGCCGGCGACCCGCGGCCACGACGAAGTGCGCCCAGATCGCCGCCCATACGCCCACGCGCACCGGCCACGGCCGCCGCGGCGCTTCGAAGCGGCGGAAGTAGCGCCACAGGCCGCGATGCTTGTGCCATTCGACGAACAGCGGTCGCGAGCGGCTGGACACGCCGCGCACGTGCAGCACCCGCACGTCGTTGGCCACGGCCACCGTGGCGCCGGCCGCGCGCGCGCGCCGGCATAGGTCCAGGTCCTCGGCGTGCAGCCGGTAGCCTTCGTCCAGGCCGCCCACGGCCTCGAACAACGTGCGCGGCATCAGCATCAGCGCGCCGGACACGGCCTGCACCGGCTGCACCGCCAGCGTGGCGTCCATCGGCACGGCCAGCTGCGCGCCGCGTCCGGGACTGCGCAGCATCCGCGCGAAGTCCGGGTCGCGCCGGCGCGCGGCATCGTCGCGCGCGCCGTCCTCGCCGACCAGGTCGGCGCCGAGCAGCGCCGTGCCCAGCGCCTGCGCATGCGCCCGCAGACGCACCAGGGTGTCGGCCTCGACCATCAGGTCGGGATTGACGAAGGCCAGCCACGGCGCGTCCGAATCGCGCGCGCCCTGGTTGCAGCCGACCGAGAAGCCGGGGTTGTCGGGGTTGCCGATGAAGTGCACGCGCGGATCGCGTGCGGCGTGGCGCTGGACGATTTCCAGCGTGCCGTCGTCGGAGGCGTTGTCG
The window above is part of the Pseudoxanthomonas sp. X-1 genome. Proteins encoded here:
- the pncB gene encoding nicotinate phosphoribosyltransferase; translated protein: MIIRSLLDTDLYKFTMMQAVLHQHPAAQVQYRFKCRTPGIDLARHLDRIWEEIDALCTLRFTPDELDYLRALRFVKPDFVDFLGLFHFDRKYITLRASDEVPGEIVLEIEGPWLHTILFEVPLLAIINEVYFEALGQGDLDEGERRLQAKLARLRAIPDADGCAIADYGTRRRYSRAWHARLLPQLRDGLGAQFVGTSNVHFARQYGMTPLGTMAHEWLQAFQALGPRLRDSQAAALEAWAREYRGDLGIALSDVVGTDAFLRDYDMYFCKLFDGMRHDSGDPLRWGERMLAHLAANRADPRAKTLVFSDGLDVERVAQLYAHFKGRCRLAFGIGTNLTNDLGPKPLNIVIKMTRCNGQPVAKLSDSPGKSMCDDPGYVRYLRQVFGLPPEQDL
- a CDS encoding DUF2501 domain-containing protein, translated to MHTTPRSLKVALMLGALALAGAAQAQDFKQLLKQHTGQAAPAGGEAAGGLGALGGLSLPAIGGNTAGNAAGVLQYCVQRKYLSADAVSGVKDKLLSRYGLGGAQKPEQSPDYQRGLMGVLKGEGGQSFNLDAVSGKLKDKACDYVLNNATKLI
- the def gene encoding peptide deformylase; this translates as MIRNIVRMGAPVLLARAEPVEHFATGELRDLVDDMFQTMDEAGGVGLAAPQVAVSKRVIVYGFEHNARYPDAPAVPRTALFNPVIEPLTEELEDGWEGCLSIPGLRAMIPRHRRIRVSGWNAGGQRVEQVAEGFHARVIQHEVDHLDGILYPSRIRDFSTFGFTDVLFPQIGEGK
- a CDS encoding glycosyltransferase family 2 protein encodes the protein MSNANSSAEAGGIAAIVVTHRSASTIDACLARLRAARDVAQIRVADNASDDGTLEIVQRHAARDPRVHFIGNPDNPGFSVGCNQGARDSDAPWLAFVNPDLMVEADTLVRLRAHAQALGTALLGADLVGEDGARDDAARRRDPDFARMLRSPGRGAQLAVPMDATLAVQPVQAVSGALMLMPRTLFEAVGGLDEGYRLHAEDLDLCRRARAAGATVAVANDVRVLHVRGVSSRSRPLFVEWHKHRGLWRYFRRFEAPRRPWPVRVGVWAAIWAHFVVAAGRRLVRAA
- a CDS encoding DUF1800 domain-containing protein, translating into MTLVRAAATLWLLLLLAGCGGGGGGSSSASSSPSTPVTTPTTPSDKPTTDAEAARFLTQATFGPTKADIARVRQIGYGAWIDEQLDASKTAPTLMEPHILSIPVASLSYAERRNYWLWQAVTAKDQLRLRMGFALSEIFVVSDRDYNTANFGRIANYQDMLDGNAFGSYRDLLEKVTLHPAMGTYLSHIRNRKATSYRNGQGLTVTIVPDENYAREVMQLFSIGLVQRNADFTAKTDASGNTIPTYDQAVVSAMARVFTGWSINGATKDTFYKGLPDNDARPMTCVPDYHDDQPKTIFNGIVIAEGNDCTKTLAKALDALATHANTAPFISRQLIQRFVTSNPSPAYVGRVTKVWSSSNGNLGKVLKAILMDTEARTAPAASDTSYGKLREPLIQLTTLWRAFDAKYVPRDDGQYAFSFGASYDFSVSLGQDSLRSPSVFNFFSPDARLQAADGVDGLYAPEFDLLNDSSFVSTFNEVCNAACGNLKTAAPTARTNAPVLDATSLQALADAGNHAGMVDEISALLFAGNLSTDTRATMIDMLNKLQTEKRSSAERVQSLVQLALASPDFVIQR
- a CDS encoding DUF1501 domain-containing protein — encoded protein: MSRQVNQDRRTFLRSLQLMLAGGAVAATLPQFELVGRALAQSSTAVGTGNYRALVCIFLFGGNDSFNMLIPHVQTEYDVYLKSRGGVYDPAANSQGLGIARDALLKVTDTAGKAWGLHPACAGMKTLFDNRELAFMANVGTLVQPTTKAEYTAKAKRLPYNLFSHNDQQALWMRGESELRSSNVGWGGTLGERIKGANSGGFTALPPTISLAGNNLFQTGTSISPYVMSTGGPAALRNFENVNSTPDRIRREALAALVKHRYTPLMQDQYALQGESAMLIGSTMRTALDANNGGDIATVFPTGNGLGSQLRMIARSIKAARTSALAQSRQIYFASMGGFDTHDGQMIASGQPRLLGQVSDALFAFRNALAEIGALNEVVTFTNSDFARTLNSNGNGTDHAWGGVQLMMGGPQSSGGPLAGGRVFGSYPILELNGDQAVDRGRMIPTTSTNQFGATFAQWMGVGSSDLAAIFPGLGNFASPTLGFLA